One Phaseolus vulgaris cultivar G19833 chromosome 2, P. vulgaris v2.0, whole genome shotgun sequence DNA window includes the following coding sequences:
- the LOC137812647 gene encoding probable aquaporin PIP1-2, translating to MENKEEDVKVGANKFTERQPLGTAAQGDKDYKEPPPAPLFEPGELKSWSFYRAGIAEFVATFLFLYITILTVMGVNRSSSKCSSVGIQGIAWSFGGMIFALVYCTAGISGGHINPAVTFGLFLARKLSLTRAVFYIIMQCLGAICGAGVVKGFEGNGRYELFKGGANFVNSGYTKGDGLGAEIVGTFVLVYTVFSATDAKRNARDSHVPILAPLPIGFAVFLVHLATIPITGTGINPARSLGAAIIYNRDHAWDDQWIFWVGPFIGAALAALYHQIVIRAIPFKARA from the exons TGGAGCAAACAAGTTCACAGAGAGGCAGCCATTGGGTACAGCAGCACAAGGTGACAAGGACTACAAGGAGCCACCACCAGCTCCTTTGTTTGAGCCTGGTGAGCTCAAATCATGGTCCTTCTACAGGGCTGGGATTGCTGAGTTTGTGGCCACCTTCTTGTTCCTCTACATAACCATTTTAACTGTCATGGGTGTCAACAGGTCCTCTTCCAAGTGCTCCTCTGTTGGCATTCAAGGCATTGCTTGGTCCTTTGGTGGCATGATCTTTGCCCTTGTCTACTGCACTGCTGGAATTTCAG GGGGACACATCAACCCAGCTGTGACCTTTGGTCTGTTTTTGGCAAGGAAGTTGTCCCTCACAAGGGCAGTGTTCTACATTATCATGCAGTGTCTTGGGGCCATCTGTGGGGCTGGTGTGGTGAAGGGCTTTGAGGGTAATGGTAGGTATGAGTTGTTCAAAGGTGGAGCAAATTTTGTGAACTCTGGCTACACCAAGGGTGATGGACTTGGAGCAGAAATTGTTGGCACTTTTGTTCTTGTCTACACCGTTTTCTCAGCCACTGATGCCAAGAGAAACGCTAGAGACTCTCACGTTCCT ATTTTGGCTCCACTTCCCATTGGATTTGCTGTGTTCTTGGTCCACTTGGCCACCATTCCCATCACAGGAACTGGCATTAACCCTGCTAGGAGTCTTGGAGCTGCCATTATCTACAACAGGGACCATGCATGGGATGACCAA TGGATTTTCTGGGTTGGACCTTTCATTGGAGCTGCTCTTGCTGCTTTGTATCACCAGATAGTTATCCGAGCCATTCCTTTCAAGGCAAGAGCTTAG